ACAGCACTTTGACAAACTTGGCCAGTGTTCCTTGGCCTTGGATTACATTAATGCTGCAATTGCAAGCACTCCAACATTAATAGAACTATTCTACTTAAAAGCGAAAATATACAAGGTAAAAAGTGCATTTGGGCATGTGGAGTAtatagcttttaaaaaagaaacaacaaaaagggcCCGTGAATCTGGTGTGAATATATGGATAGCACTGTGAGTATTGACCTTTGTGCAGGTTTCTTCTTGTGTGCTGTTCTGTcggtaagaaaatgaaaacccaTCTATTCTGTTTAGATTTTCTAAAGTGAGTCACAGCTTAAAGCAAATTGTTGATATTCATAAAAAGAGTTTATAAATATGATGTGAGAGTGAGGGGGACAAACAGAGGAATATTGTCTTCTTGTTACTTCTGTAAGAGAAATAGCAGTAATTATAGATTTCGAGAGCAGGTCAATATAAAGATTATCTTGGAAATTTAGTTATTTGATTTCTCTGTCACTGCTTTCTTCCTGACAGCATGTAGGTAACCTGAAGGAGGCTGCCAAATGGATGGATGAAGCACAATCTTTGGATACTGCTGACAGATTTATCAATTCTAAATGTGCTAAATACATGCTGCGAGCAAATATGGTGAAGGATGCAGAAGAGATGTGTTCTAAATTCACTCGGGTATGTTTACTGCCGTAGTGAAGGGAGGTTTGATTTGCTTCTGGCAGCTCTTGTTTAACTTTGCTAATGTAAGTCTTAATTTTTGACTGAAATCGGGAAGTTATCTTTTTTCAAGCATCCATTTTTAAGATAATGCATGTCAGGAATATTTAAGCTCCTACATTCATTATGACTTAATTATATTGCATAGATGTAATTTGGACTTGAACGTTTCATTTGTTAAAACTAGTGCTACAGACTGAAATTCTATAGAGCAGTTCCATTTATAAAAAGCAAGGCAACCAGTTTGAATGTGGTAATCCTTACCATTATACATGGTTCTGCAAGTCGTTTCCTACTGACAAGCTGTAACTAGTCATATTTGGAAAAAAGCTGGTAAACTATGATGGCAAAAAGTGATAATAACACTTATTTCAGGAAGGGACTTCTGCTATGGAAAACCTAAATGAGATGCAGTGTATGTGGTTCCAGACTGAATGTGCTGCAGCTTATCAGAGGCTAGGGAAATATGGCGAAGCCTTGAAAAAATGTCATGAAGTAGAAAGGGTAAGTAGgtaaaaacactttattttcttcccattaatggaaatgtttgcaGCTGTAAACAGCAtgattttctttgcataaaAGCTTTCTAATATAATTTCTAAAACAGGTTAATCCTTAGTGATGTGTTGTAATAGCTAAGGATGGTATCTGCTATCTGTTATGTGCAAAACTATTGTGAAACAGTGAAAAGGATTCAATATAAAAAGTTATGCCTTACCTACTACTTTAACACTAACTTCATGCTGTCTGTTCtctaattgttttttaataagagCAATCATATTTCAGTTGGCTTTCAAAGGTTGCCTCAACCTCTGAGAATTATCATTATAGTTATTGcaaacaaaatgagattttcCTGGGTTCTTTCTTCCTACTGACAGATTTTCTTGGGTGTTCAGTATTGTAAGAATAGTTCTATGCTTGTTAAATAATGCCTGTAGTATCAGTTATAATTTTAtctcaatttattttaaaaaaaaaatagagtaagCCAGGGAAATGCCTTAgacttgctttcctttttttcccctccttgaAGCATTTTTTTGAGATAACGGATGATCAATTTGACTTCCACACATACTGCATGAGAAAGATGACTCTTCGTGCCTATGTAGACCTTTTGAGATTAGAAGATGTGCTCAGGAAACATGCCTTCTACTTCAAAGCTGCTCGATCAGCAATTGAAATCTACTTGAAGCTTCATGATAATCCTCTTAccaatgaaagcaaagaacaagaagTGAATTCAGGTATCTAGACTATAATGGAGGTTCATATGTGTATGAaaagtaaaagctttttaaGCTATGTAAGTTGTGTGCTATAGAATCAGCGAGTTGTAACATAAATGCCTTGTTCCGTTTCTGTTGCTTATTATTTGATCGGTAACTGGAAAGAAATCATAGATAACATAGTACAGCTTCCCCCCCCCAGTCATCCCCACATCATTGTAAAAGCAGTGTGTGAATGTGCCTAGCTGCAGCTAGAGTATTTGAGTGAGCAGTAGTGTTTCAGAAGCTTAAGAGGAAAAATCAAATTGAATTCAGCCATTCATCCATTTAAACAGAAGATAAGTGTCATTAACGGGTGAATTATGAAACTTAATGGATAGATTTGGTGGGAAAGCAGTTTGACTTGCTGTAAGAATGTTTTAACATGTATTTAATCTTTATAGATTTTGTAGTACTACATTATAATAATACTAGTTAACATTGTGTTACATTTATCATTTTTCATATAACTTTGAGGGCCAAAAAATACATGGCCAAGCGTGTATTAGCACAAATAATACACTTGTGAATTTGTTTGAAACTAGTGTTTAAAGAGGAAGCAGATTATCTTTGGAAATCAGTTGTGCATGGCATGAATGTCAGAGTATTCAATGACAAGTGATTtatgaggattttttttatcttaagaAAATAGTCGCTTGTTCTTTTGTGGAATCATAGCGACCATCAACTCTGCTGTAGTAGCTGACAAAAGGGATTAAATTAATGCTTAGCTTTTTGCAAAGGGAAGGATGTTTGACGTGAAcgttaattaaaaaaaaaaagttgaactAAACCCAAAGTGCCACTTTATGTTGCTAATGTGATCTTACCTTTTATTAAGGTGAATGAGTTCTTCTTCCCCTCTTTATTTGTATGTATGAAGCACATATAAAGAGTCACATTTCACAGCACGGTTCAACTTGcatcatttttctctctgactTTAATTTTGATTCAGTGTATAATAAAAGTTAAAGTGAGGAAGACTGTTAAGTCATGTAGTTCACGTGTGCGCTGAATTGAAATTTAATAGACTTGTCCACAGGGGAGGAATGAAtgagtaaaaacatttttctccttgctccACCATCTTAATGTTGGCTGGCCCCAGGATGGGCCCTGTAGATGTTGTGATGCCATCGCCATAAAAAACATGCATGTCCCTCAGTAGCTTGTTCTGTTTCTTGCCACATTATTTGTGCAAATCCTGTTATCTGTGAAATATGGCAGAAGACCAAGTGGAAATTAGTGTAATTCCAGCTAAAGTGGGAATGGGGGATGGTGAAGGCTTCTCACTTCTGTATGGGCCTGTAGGAAATCATGCTTTTTGTGTATTCTTCATTTATAAATCTGAACCCACCAAACAGCATGAGGTCTCCTATAATGGCGCTATTTAACACATACCAGGAGTTTTACCTCTGCACTTCAAACTATACCAGTTGCTGCTTGCATCCATTTAGCTATAATGATGACATGTAGAAAATGAAGGCTATTATCAAGGCTGCAAATGGATCAGACATGTTAATGAAAGGTAACAGGCTTGTTTTAAGTTGAAATGTAAATCAGTCAGCTGAACCACAGTCAACACGTGAGCTCAGTATTACCTTTCAAAgtcattattcattttctgtgacaAAATCTGTCACATAGATTTAATAACTTCCTGTAGTTAATCTTTCAAGTCACTGAGgcttttttaaaacaactttcaTAGAGTAAATAAACAAGATCAAGTGTTGTGTTGTAACCCAGAGGTAAAGTTGGATGATGCAGTGATATGATACTCTGGCAAGTATAAAAGGATATTGAAATGGGTAGAAGAGCATAGTGGCTTTCCTGAATGGTGTTTGAGATACACATCTTAATGATATAGTTACTATGTTTGTTGCTTAATCTATAGAAAATCTCTCAGCCAAAGAACTGAAGAAGATGCTTAGCAAGCAAAGAagagcacagaagaaagcaaaacttgaagaggaaagaaagcatgcagaaagagagagacagcaaaagaatcaaaagaaaaagcgagatgaagaggaagaggaaactAGTGGACCTAGGGAAGAACTAGTTCCTGAGAAACTGGAAAGGGTTAGCATGGTGTCCTTGTTACCTTTATGTCAATATCTtaacaaagctgaaatactgATTGTCAGGTTTTTCTTAAGTAGTCCATCAATTTATGTAAAATCATTTGTGTGTGCAAGGATACCCTTTATTTATCATCTACTTTTACTAAAGAAAGGTAGTTTTTTCTCTGATGAATTAAAATTCTGTGTTTATATTATTGCTTTAAATCTTGGCTCTTCGATAGTAAGCCATCTTCCAgtaagaagaacaaaaagattaTTCTTGTTGGTTTTCATAcggagagaagagaaaaaagttaaCAGAAATATGATTGCAGTCCACAAAGTATGAAGACAGAGACAGTATTTGGTTAAGCACAAAGAATTTTCCTTTATCAAAGTAACTTCAGAAGTTTAAACTTTTTGTCTGAGCttgtcatattttctttttaactgcttAGACCATAACCAAATACACTACATGAGTTAGCACTGCTGACTTGCCTTTGTCAATATGAAATCATGAGCACACACTTTGAAATCGTagctttctgaattttgtttgaGTAGTGCTTGAACACTTCACCTCTGGCCTCTGGTTGTTTACATGCCCTGAATAACAAACTATTATTGGTAGATTGTTTCAGACATCTATTTGTATTCTTTACTTTCATTGTGTGTTTATTAACAGGCAGAAAATCCATTAGAAGAAGCCATTAAATTCCTTATTCCACTTAAGAATCTTATTGGAGATAACATAGACACGCATTTACTAGCATTTGAAATATACTTTAGAAAAGGTAAAGTATtgcttacttttatttttgctctacacatttttaattcttcactGTGACCTGTGTTCTCTGACTGTTATATATATGTTGTGTGGTCTTTAGTGGGGACACAAAACCAAACCGTAACATTATCTATGTAGTTTTGTCAGTCTGATGTATAGGAATTTCTGTATTCCTAGGAATACAATAAGTGCAAAAAGGAAATCTCTTTGACATCTCTGTAGGCCTTGATATTTCCAGTGTTTGTACTAGATTTACTAAATAAAACAGTAGCTAATACAAAGAGCTAGAAGAAGTAGCATGTCCTTAATCTcaatatgcttttgttttctcccttcccacagGAAAATTTCTGTTAATGTTGCAGTCTGTCAAAAGAGCTTTTGCTATCAACAGTAATAATCCGTGGCTACACGAGTGCTTGATTAAATTCTCTAAAGCTGGTATGTGTATAGGAAGTACGTACGTATGTATAAGGGTATAGGAGGTAACATGAATGAATACATAAATATGTGTTATCATGTGTAAATATACCCTAAACACAAACTGAAGTCAAGACAAAAATGAAGGTCTGTTTTTCTAGGCAATACCTACAAAAGCACAGGTGGTGCTATGCAGGATACAGTATACGTGAATTTTACATACTCCTTCCTGCATTAATCCACCAGGTGGACCCAGTAAGTCACTGGCTGGATTGCGCAGAGAAGTAGGTGTGACAGAGCCCCTTGAAATTCCTAGaagttttaagaaaacaagTGTCAAATATGGAAGAGAGATTCTGGATGAAGCAAATTTTATGCTGTGAGCTGCTTGTGTCAGGTGGCAGAAGATATACAGAGCACCATAGAGTTTATAAAATtttttgaatcacagaatcatagcatggcctgggttgaaaaggaccacaatgatcatccagttccaaccccctgctatgtgcagggtcaccaaccaccagaccaggctgcccagagccacatccagccttaCATTTTTTTAGAATGATAAACTATACATAAGACAGTGTAAAGAGGAACTGGTTGAATATTTCTTGCTGACTTCATTTGCAGTCAGGTGATTTAAGATCACTCCGACTAGTAGCAGATGTTTTCATCAGATTGTGTATGTTTGCaacaaacagtttttaaatgtaatcagtctgacatttgttttctgagtacTGCAAGTACTCAGTTTGTGCTGACTTGAAGAGCTATTGAACTGAAAGTTGTTTCTGGGCACAATTTTGTGagttaaaatatttgttgtttcACATCGTTTTCTACTGTTGTctaaaagtatatatatattttttttccatccctccctctttcctttcccagtaTCTGACCATAGTAACCTCCCAGAAATTGTGAGCAAGGTCCTAActcaagaaatgcagaaaatcttTGTCAATAAAAACTTGGAAAGTTTTAATGAGGAGTTTCTCAAACACAACTCTACCTCCATTCAGCACCAACTTTCAGGTTTGTTTAACTTCACAACGCTTTTGAAAACGAATTGATGTCAGTGATTCAAATCAATGGTCAGTTTCTTCATTATACATGAATTGGGAAGAGACAGAAACCTACCTGTTTACttctttctctgcctgcttGTACCacttaaagcaaacaaagcaaaacaaaggaacCTCATACAACTTACTCGCTTTGTGTATTAGTTGCATGAAGAATGTGCTGCTTACCTCTTTGAAGTGTAACAGCAGAACACCTACTGTGGGTTTGGGGAGCTTGAGTATGGAAGCACCACTCACCACTGATTGTCTTGCTTAGAGGAAGAGTTTGGGGTAAGCCACCCCAAGCTTAGAAGAACCCTGTTTCAGAACAGCATATTGGGAGAAATACTACCACCCTTTTTCCCTTAGAGCAGGTTCAGGATGTGGGAACTCAAAAGCAGACAGCTCTGGGGATGTTTGCTCCTGATTCTTTCTGTTGTAGTGTTCTACTCTTTTCATCTTGTTAGGCATCTTACTGGATGTTTTCCggttctttctcttcctgtgttATTATGGgaatatgtttattttgtcCTGGTACTTGTACAGGGTTCACTGTGTCTGGATAAGCAGTATTGCATTTAGTAATGCTATAGTCT
The Coturnix japonica isolate 7356 chromosome 1, Coturnix japonica 2.1, whole genome shotgun sequence DNA segment above includes these coding regions:
- the NAA16 gene encoding N-alpha-acetyltransferase 16, NatA auxiliary subunit isoform X3, which produces MRDLEGYRETRYQLLQLRPTQRASWIGYAIAYHLLKDYDMALKLLEEFRKTQQIPPNKIDYEYSELILYQNQVMREADLFQESLEHIETYEKQICDKLIVEEIKGEMLLKLGRLKEAGEVYKELIERNAENWYYYEGLEKSLQPSTLEERLQIYEEVSKRHPRAVSPRRLPLNFVSGEKFRELMDKFLRVNFSKGCPPLFTTLKSLYYNPEKVSTIQELVTGYEASLRTCDLFGPCENGEREPPTTLLWVRYFLAQHFDKLGQCSLALDYINAAIASTPTLIELFYLKAKIYKHVGNLKEAAKWMDEAQSLDTADRFINSKCAKYMLRANMVKDAEEMCSKFTREGTSAMENLNEMQCMWFQTECAAAYQRLGKYGEALKKCHEVERHFFEITDDQFDFHTYCMRKMTLRAYVDLLRLEDVLRKHAFYFKAARSAIEIYLKLHDNPLTNESKEQEVNSENLSAKELKKMLSKQRRAQKKAKLEEERKHAERERQQKNQKKKRDEEEEETSGPREELVPEKLERAENPLEEAIKFLIPLKNLIGDNIDTHLLAFEIYFRKGKFLLMLQSVKRAFAINSNNPWLHECLIKFSKAGMCIGISDHSNLPEIVSKVLTQEMQKIFVNKNLESFNEEFLKHNSTSIQHQLSGAKMMYFLDKSRQEKAIAVATRLDKNMRDKNVKTLTKVFEALLDGSFGSCHTQCEEYQAACHKLFPFTSAFMPATNEDDSGIAAVNHTAINHDLLSNEI